From Campylobacter upsaliensis, the proteins below share one genomic window:
- a CDS encoding ABC transporter permease, producing MTRYLLFKYLRFDKEQPFINLSMLLAFLGVCVGLCVLLVAMAIMNGFDKEFQKRFFVMNYPITIMPKFYAPVDDEFVAELRREFPHLLFSPYLSTQVIAKGDNRFEGGVVFGVNFEEEKKINEVVKDALKDTNLSSYDILIGGALAEEFRLKKNDKLSLIFSNLNPSGFSLTPTTKRFDVKAKFNSGLIFYDKAYMYVKAEALRKVLGVKEGYDGVHIYSENAFEDIEKLRAYLGQDYATIGWWEQNQNFFSALELEKRALFIVLMLIILVAGLNIVSSLLMIVMNRRSEIALLLALGASKKEIKKSFFALGMLIGGSGMVCGVILAFVALWLLGNFDLVSLPADVYGTSKLPLDLSILDFILTLMGALFIIALSSFYPAKKATEVNILDTLRNE from the coding sequence ATGACGCGTTATCTACTTTTTAAATACCTTCGTTTTGATAAAGAGCAACCTTTTATCAATCTTTCTATGCTTTTGGCGTTTTTGGGTGTGTGCGTGGGGCTTTGTGTGCTTTTGGTCGCTATGGCGATAATGAACGGCTTTGATAAGGAATTTCAAAAACGCTTTTTTGTGATGAATTATCCCATTACCATAATGCCGAAATTTTACGCACCCGTTGATGATGAATTTGTAGCGGAGTTAAGGCGTGAATTTCCACATTTGCTTTTTAGTCCCTATCTTAGCACTCAAGTCATCGCTAAGGGGGATAATCGTTTTGAGGGTGGGGTTGTTTTTGGTGTGAATTTTGAAGAGGAGAAGAAGATTAATGAGGTTGTTAAAGATGCCCTCAAAGATACGAATTTAAGCTCCTATGACATACTCATAGGTGGGGCTTTAGCGGAGGAATTTCGCCTTAAAAAAAATGATAAACTTTCCTTAATCTTTTCAAATTTAAATCCTAGTGGCTTTTCTCTCACTCCTACGACTAAGCGTTTTGATGTGAAGGCTAAGTTTAATTCCGGGCTTATTTTTTACGATAAGGCTTATATGTATGTTAAGGCAGAGGCGCTTAGAAAGGTTTTAGGCGTGAAAGAGGGCTATGATGGTGTGCATATTTATAGTGAAAATGCTTTTGAAGATATAGAAAAACTTAGGGCTTATTTGGGGCAGGATTATGCCACCATAGGCTGGTGGGAGCAAAATCAAAATTTCTTCTCCGCCCTAGAGCTTGAAAAAAGGGCTTTATTTATCGTTTTAATGCTCATTATCCTTGTTGCTGGGCTTAATATAGTAAGTTCGCTTTTAATGATAGTGATGAACCGCCGCAGTGAAATAGCCCTTTTACTCGCACTTGGTGCAAGTAAAAAGGAGATTAAAAAAAGCTTTTTTGCTCTTGGTATGCTAATAGGGGGTAGTGGTATGGTGTGTGGGGTGATTTTAGCCTTTGTAGCTTTGTGGCTTTTGGGGAATTTTGACCTTGTGTCCTTACCTGCTGATGTATATGGCACTTCAAAATTACCGCTTGATTTATCTATTTTAGATTTTATTTTAACCTTAATGGGAGCTTTATTTATCATTGCTCTTTCTTCATTTTACCCTGCAAAAAAGGCGACTGAAGTGAATATTTTAGATACTTTAAGAAATGAATAA
- the hemE gene encoding uroporphyrinogen decarboxylase, with protein MIFIDACFKRQTPYTPVWMMRQAGRYLSEYMAVRKSAGDFLSLCKDYKKASEVSLQPVDILGVDAAIIFSDILVVPLEMGLELRFEKGEGPVFSTPLQNKEDLDKLDDLSAVKKLHYVYDALSLTREKLPKDKALIGFCGSAWTIATYMIEGRGSKNYAKCKKMLYQNPELLHQILRKLNEVLKLYLEEQIKAGANAVQIFDSWAGALEEGAFFEFSFSYMCELSAYLKRKYPHIPVIVFPKGVSGYLDKIEGEFDVFGVDWSTPLDLARDKLSHKFTLQGNMEPCRLYDKNAIKKGVEQILQIMQGKAHIFNLGHGILPDIPVENAKYFIKLVQESSKK; from the coding sequence ATGATTTTTATCGATGCGTGTTTTAAGAGACAAACGCCCTATACTCCTGTGTGGATGATGCGTCAAGCAGGAAGATATTTAAGCGAATATATGGCAGTTAGAAAGAGTGCGGGGGATTTTCTTTCGCTTTGTAAGGATTATAAAAAGGCTAGTGAGGTAAGTTTGCAGCCTGTGGATATTTTGGGCGTGGATGCGGCAATTATTTTTTCTGATATTTTGGTCGTGCCTTTAGAAATGGGGCTTGAGCTGCGTTTTGAAAAAGGCGAGGGACCCGTTTTTAGCACTCCACTCCAAAATAAAGAAGATTTAGATAAACTTGATGATTTAAGTGCGGTTAAAAAGCTTCATTATGTCTATGACGCTCTTTCTTTGACAAGGGAAAAACTCCCAAAAGATAAAGCTTTGATAGGATTTTGCGGGAGTGCTTGGACTATCGCTACTTATATGATAGAGGGTAGGGGGAGTAAAAATTATGCAAAATGCAAAAAAATGCTTTATCAAAATCCTGAGCTTTTACATCAAATTTTAAGAAAATTAAACGAAGTATTGAAATTATATTTGGAGGAGCAAATTAAAGCTGGAGCAAATGCAGTGCAAATTTTTGACAGCTGGGCTGGGGCTTTAGAGGAGGGGGCGTTTTTTGAATTTTCTTTTTCTTATATGTGTGAGCTTAGTGCGTATCTTAAACGAAAATATCCGCATATCCCTGTGATAGTTTTTCCAAAGGGTGTGAGTGGGTATTTGGATAAAATTGAGGGGGAATTTGATGTATTTGGGGTGGATTGGAGCACTCCGCTTGATTTAGCAAGGGATAAACTTTCTCATAAATTTACTTTGCAAGGCAATATGGAGCCTTGTAGGCTTTATGATAAAAATGCCATAAAAAAGGGCGTAGAGCAAATTTTGCAAATAATGCAGGGCAAGGCGCATATTTTTAATTTAGGTCATGGAATTCTCCCTGATATCCCTGTGGAAAATGCGAAATACTTCATTAAACTTGTGCAAGAAAGCTCTAAAAAATGA
- a CDS encoding radical SAM protein, translating into MMIFGPVNSRRFGLSLGVDLSGAKKQCNFDCVYCELEAAKPMKEQESVLSVEEILTELKAVLKKDVKFDVLTLTANGEPSLYPYLKELILELKKLIKDKKILILSNGTAVLDEEKIQALVLCDIVKFSLDSANEKTFYKIDRALKGIDLSKMIEKMAEFRAKFSGALVMEILIVKGFNDNEEEFILLNDALTKIAPMRVDLSSIDRPPAYAVSGVDEMRLLELSELISSVPVFIAKRHKAILSFSEEELLKTLRLRPQSELDVECFDTKSKRNLQTLLEKGQIKSVNLAGVKFYKA; encoded by the coding sequence ATGATGATTTTTGGTCCTGTGAATTCAAGGCGTTTTGGACTTTCTTTGGGGGTGGATTTAAGCGGAGCGAAAAAGCAGTGTAATTTTGACTGCGTGTATTGTGAGCTTGAAGCGGCAAAGCCTATGAAAGAGCAAGAGAGTGTTTTGAGTGTGGAGGAAATTCTAACAGAACTTAAAGCTGTTTTAAAAAAAGATGTGAAATTTGATGTTTTGACCCTGACTGCTAATGGCGAACCTAGTCTTTATCCGTATTTAAAAGAGTTAATTTTAGAGCTTAAAAAGCTTATTAAAGATAAGAAAATTCTCATCTTAAGCAATGGCACGGCGGTTTTAGATGAGGAAAAAATACAAGCTTTAGTGCTATGCGACATTGTTAAATTTAGCTTAGATAGTGCAAATGAAAAAACTTTTTATAAGATAGATAGAGCTTTAAAAGGGATTGATTTAAGCAAGATGATAGAAAAAATGGCGGAATTTAGGGCTAAGTTTAGCGGTGCTTTGGTAATGGAAATTTTGATAGTTAAGGGCTTTAATGATAATGAGGAGGAATTTATCTTGCTTAACGATGCTCTAACTAAAATCGCACCTATGAGAGTGGATTTAAGTAGCATAGATAGACCTCCTGCTTATGCGGTGAGTGGGGTCGATGAAATGAGGCTTTTGGAGCTTAGTGAGCTTATTAGCTCTGTGCCTGTTTTTATAGCAAAAAGACATAAAGCCATTTTAAGCTTTAGTGAGGAAGAGCTTTTAAAAACTTTGCGTTTGCGTCCTCAAAGTGAGCTTGATGTGGAGTGTTTTGATACAAAGAGTAAGAGAAATTTGCAAACTTTGCTTGAAAAAGGACAAATAAAAAGCGTTAATCTTGCTGGAGTGAAGTTTTATAAAGCCTAG
- a CDS encoding uroporphyrinogen-III synthase, with amino-acid sequence MKIYLLNEAKFKGVENLILNEINFFDFNVNLKDFNALILTSKNAVKALERAKIKLNFTLQIYAVGEKTAKEAKKLGFTKIKIPSLAYGKTLFDEFKDELKGQKCLYLRGKNIASKLNEDLQNYGVKLKEVIVYENVFKACKIELKQPAIFILTSPHSVLNFLKTYKAHPKDHFIAIGQSTAKNLKGLQFSLAKEATIKACVDLARLYKTSLQQD; translated from the coding sequence GTGAAAATTTATCTCTTAAATGAAGCGAAATTTAAGGGCGTGGAAAATCTTATCTTAAATGAGATAAATTTTTTCGATTTTAATGTCAATTTAAAAGATTTTAATGCTCTTATTTTAACATCAAAAAACGCCGTCAAAGCCTTAGAAAGAGCAAAAATAAAGCTTAATTTTACCTTACAAATTTATGCCGTGGGAGAAAAAACGGCAAAAGAAGCAAAAAAACTCGGCTTCACAAAGATAAAAATTCCATCACTTGCTTATGGAAAAACACTCTTTGACGAATTTAAGGACGAATTAAAAGGACAAAAATGTCTTTATCTTAGGGGCAAAAATATCGCCTCAAAGCTCAACGAAGATTTACAAAACTACGGCGTAAAGCTAAAAGAAGTAATTGTTTATGAAAATGTCTTTAAAGCCTGCAAAATAGAGCTAAAACAACCCGCTATTTTTATCTTAACCTCTCCACATAGTGTCTTAAATTTTTTAAAAACTTACAAAGCACACCCAAAAGATCACTTCATCGCCATAGGACAAAGCACAGCGAAAAATCTTAAAGGCTTGCAATTTAGTCTAGCCAAAGAAGCAACGATAAAAGCTTGTGTTGATTTAGCTAGGCTTTATAAAACTTCACTCCAGCAAGATTAA
- the thiE gene encoding thiamine phosphate synthase — protein sequence MLDLSLYLVASRGNLSDEKFLNVLESAIKGGVSLIQLREKNLNARDFFTLGLKAQKLCQKYQIPLIINDRIDLALALDADGVHLGQEDLPLQIARKILGKDKIIGLSLKSLKKLESIEGADYLGCGAIKKTPTKESSVLSLQNLREICENSPISVVAIGGIDEAVIKDLRGIKLGGVAVVRAIMNAKNPYQAAKTLKKAVCENLSLK from the coding sequence ATGCTTGATTTAAGCTTATATCTTGTCGCAAGCCGTGGAAATTTAAGCGATGAAAAATTTTTAAATGTGCTTGAAAGTGCGATAAAAGGAGGGGTTAGCCTTATACAACTTAGAGAAAAAAATCTTAATGCAAGAGATTTTTTTACTCTAGGTTTAAAAGCTCAAAAACTCTGCCAAAAATACCAAATTCCTCTCATCATCAACGATAGAATCGACCTTGCTCTAGCCTTAGATGCTGATGGAGTGCATTTGGGACAAGAGGATTTACCCCTACAAATCGCAAGAAAAATTCTAGGAAAAGATAAAATCATAGGCTTAAGTCTTAAAAGCTTAAAGAAACTTGAAAGCATTGAGGGGGCGGATTATTTAGGCTGTGGGGCGATTAAGAAAACGCCGACTAAAGAAAGTAGCGTTTTAAGTCTTCAAAATTTGCGTGAAATTTGTGAAAACTCACCCATAAGTGTCGTGGCAATCGGTGGTATTGATGAGGCGGTTATTAAGGATTTAAGAGGCATTAAGCTTGGTGGGGTGGCGGTGGTAAGGGCGATTATGAACGCTAAAAATCCTTATCAAGCCGCAAAAACTTTAAAAAAGGCTGTGTGTGAAAATTTATCTCTTAAATGA
- the thiD gene encoding bifunctional hydroxymethylpyrimidine kinase/phosphomethylpyrimidine kinase: protein MKAKGSELIPILTIAGSDCSGGAGVQADLKTFSAYKLFGMSVILSVVAENTARVISVHNVPIKCVEEQFLAVFEDIPPKAVKIGMIGSKELMLCVRENLERFKPENVVIDPVMFAKNGFALMPSECCEFFKENILQFADILTPNIPEAQFLSGFKIQNEEEMIKAAKYLHTKGAKAVLIKGGHSETNANDVFFDGEQIHILKGERIETKNTHGTGCTLSSAIASNLALGKTELESVREAKNYVRGAIDYSLNLGKGCGPTNHFWAFNA from the coding sequence ATGAAAGCAAAAGGAAGTGAGTTAATCCCTATTTTAACCATAGCAGGAAGCGATTGTAGCGGAGGGGCTGGTGTGCAAGCAGATTTAAAAACCTTTAGTGCGTATAAGCTTTTTGGTATGAGTGTGATTTTAAGCGTAGTAGCGGAAAATACCGCAAGAGTGATTAGCGTGCATAATGTGCCTATTAAATGCGTTGAAGAGCAATTTTTAGCAGTGTTTGAGGATATCCCTCCTAAGGCTGTTAAAATCGGTATGATAGGGAGCAAGGAGCTAATGCTTTGCGTAAGGGAAAATTTAGAGCGTTTTAAGCCTGAAAATGTCGTGATTGACCCTGTGATGTTTGCTAAAAATGGCTTTGCCTTAATGCCTAGTGAGTGCTGCGAATTTTTTAAAGAAAATATCCTGCAATTTGCCGATATACTCACGCCAAATATCCCAGAAGCGCAGTTTTTAAGTGGCTTTAAAATCCAAAATGAAGAAGAGATGATAAAAGCGGCTAAATATCTTCACACTAAGGGTGCTAAAGCCGTTTTAATCAAGGGCGGACATAGTGAAACAAATGCCAACGATGTTTTTTTTGACGGAGAGCAAATTCACATTTTAAAAGGCGAACGCATAGAAACCAAAAATACGCACGGCACAGGCTGCACACTAAGCTCTGCCATAGCTTCAAATCTAGCACTTGGTAAAACAGAGCTTGAGAGTGTAAGAGAGGCTAAGAACTATGTGAGGGGGGCGATTGATTATAGTTTGAATTTGGGTAAGGGTTGCGGACCGACAAATCATTTTTGGGCTTTTAATGCTTGA
- a CDS encoding AAA family ATPase has translation MKNNKIILFSFGILCVLLAIVYFKNEPKFIDKALYQSLLEQKLIQKAIIDGDEILLKAAGDHYVIIKDGVDLKELLANVPVEVKRDYSAWILFIFLVFLLALLISFNLFRRKKEMQKFPINPTQTSSLQEPLNSIKPVISGVTFNDVAGVNEVKMELNELVDFLKNPQKYKEFGVKMPKGVLMIGPPGVGKTLIAKAVAGEAGVPFFYQSGSSFVEIYVGMGAKRVRELFSRAKMMAPSIIFIDEIDAVGKARNELSNGERDSTLNQLLTQMDGFEDNSGVIVIAATNKIELMDEALLRSGRFDRRIFLSLPDFKDRFKILEIYMKNKKNQVDLEKIAKLSVGFSGAGLETLVNEAAINALRRGSDLVEDNDFYAVLNKVLLGKRKILNLSEKEKQIQAHYQAAKALCAYYFDVKFDKITLIEDRFKEYESNIKSKSELLNKIKTHLAGFMAMKLLYNESYTNSQQDFMKIKELVEFMLSFNMIEEKNLEKEKSEVKEFLKTRKELIANLAKLLLEKESLTYEDVKQISL, from the coding sequence ATGAAAAATAACAAAATCATACTTTTTTCTTTTGGGATTTTATGTGTGCTTTTAGCCATAGTGTATTTTAAAAATGAGCCCAAATTCATAGATAAAGCTCTATATCAAAGCCTTTTGGAGCAAAAGCTTATCCAAAAAGCCATTATTGATGGAGATGAAATTTTACTCAAAGCCGCAGGAGATCATTATGTCATCATAAAAGACGGCGTAGATCTTAAAGAGCTTTTAGCAAATGTGCCTGTGGAGGTGAAAAGAGATTATAGCGCTTGGATACTATTCATCTTTTTAGTGTTTTTATTAGCCTTGTTAATAAGCTTTAATCTTTTTCGCCGCAAAAAAGAAATGCAAAAATTTCCCATAAATCCTACCCAAACTTCCTCTTTACAAGAACCACTTAACTCCATAAAGCCCGTCATTTCAGGCGTTACCTTTAATGATGTCGCAGGAGTTAATGAAGTCAAAATGGAACTTAATGAGCTTGTCGATTTTCTTAAAAATCCTCAAAAATACAAAGAATTTGGCGTCAAAATGCCAAAAGGCGTTTTAATGATAGGTCCACCAGGAGTTGGTAAAACACTCATCGCAAAAGCTGTGGCTGGTGAGGCTGGAGTGCCCTTTTTTTATCAATCAGGCTCAAGTTTTGTCGAAATTTATGTAGGAATGGGTGCAAAAAGGGTGAGAGAACTTTTCTCTCGTGCTAAGATGATGGCGCCAAGCATCATTTTTATCGATGAGATTGACGCAGTGGGTAAGGCTAGAAATGAGCTTTCAAACGGCGAAAGAGATAGCACGCTTAATCAACTCTTAACCCAAATGGACGGCTTTGAGGACAATAGCGGCGTCATCGTCATCGCCGCGACAAATAAAATCGAACTAATGGACGAAGCACTGCTGCGTTCAGGACGCTTTGATAGACGCATTTTTCTTTCTTTACCAGACTTTAAAGACCGCTTTAAAATTTTAGAAATTTATATGAAAAATAAGAAAAATCAAGTTGATTTAGAAAAAATAGCTAAATTAAGCGTAGGCTTTAGTGGTGCAGGACTTGAAACCCTTGTCAATGAAGCCGCTATTAATGCGTTAAGACGGGGGAGCGATTTAGTCGAGGATAATGATTTTTACGCGGTTTTAAATAAGGTGCTTTTAGGCAAGAGAAAAATTCTAAATTTAAGCGAAAAAGAAAAACAAATTCAAGCCCATTACCAAGCGGCAAAAGCCTTATGTGCGTATTATTTTGATGTGAAATTTGATAAAATCACGCTCATTGAGGACCGCTTTAAAGAATATGAATCCAACATCAAATCAAAATCCGAGCTTTTAAATAAAATCAAAACACACCTTGCAGGCTTTATGGCGATGAAACTTTTATATAATGAAAGCTACACAAATTCACAACAAGACTTTATGAAAATCAAAGAACTTGTCGAATTTATGTTAAGCTTTAATATGATAGAAGAGAAAAATTTAGAAAAAGAAAAAAGTGAAGTGAAGGAATTTCTAAAAACACGAAAAGAACTCATTGCAAATTTAGCTAAACTTTTACTAGAAAAAGAAAGTTTAACTTACGAAGATGTCAAACAAATAAGTTTATAA
- the mtaB gene encoding tRNA (N(6)-L-threonylcarbamoyladenosine(37)-C(2))-methylthiotransferase MtaB yields the protein MSKIFLKTFGCRTNIYDSELIKGYIKDFELTNDEKEADIVLINSCTVTNGADSGLKTYINHLKKNNIKVILTGCAAVSKGKELLDGGAIFGVLGASNKAKINEFLKEKKRFYELGNLNFIDKDIVKDYENHTKAFVKIQEGCDFNCSYCIIPSVRGRSRSVKESDLLEQIKILIQNGYTEIVLTGTNIGSYGLKDGTSLGKLLQKMMQISGLKRIRLGSLEPAQIDESFMEILDEKLLERHLHIALQHTSETMLRIMRRRSHTKDDLKLFQTLAFKGFALGTDFIVGHPGESEELWQEALRNFTEFKLTHLHAFIFSPRNNTHSATLKNTIKGDLAKERLNTLKAIVQKNNFEFRKANKVKLEVLIESEKNGFYEGYDQFFNKIKIKSEKELSKMWLNIENYEVKEEFNETRI from the coding sequence ATGTCTAAAATTTTTTTAAAAACCTTTGGTTGCAGGACAAATATTTATGATAGTGAGCTAATAAAGGGCTATATTAAAGACTTTGAGCTGACAAATGATGAAAAAGAAGCCGACATTGTCCTTATTAATTCTTGCACGGTAACAAATGGTGCTGATAGCGGCTTAAAAACTTATATCAATCATCTTAAGAAAAACAATATTAAAGTAATTTTAACAGGCTGTGCGGCAGTTAGCAAGGGGAAGGAACTTTTAGATGGTGGGGCGATTTTTGGTGTTTTGGGTGCGTCAAATAAAGCTAAAATCAATGAATTTTTAAAAGAAAAAAAGCGTTTTTATGAACTTGGCAATTTAAATTTCATCGATAAGGACATTGTTAAAGATTATGAAAATCACACAAAAGCCTTTGTGAAAATTCAAGAAGGCTGCGATTTTAACTGCTCTTATTGCATAATACCTAGTGTTCGCGGCAGGTCAAGAAGCGTCAAAGAAAGCGATTTATTAGAACAAATTAAAATTTTAATTCAAAATGGCTACACAGAAATCGTCCTAACAGGCACAAATATAGGCTCTTACGGCTTAAAAGACGGCACAAGCTTAGGCAAACTTTTACAAAAAATGATGCAAATTTCAGGGCTAAAACGCATTCGTTTAGGGAGCTTAGAGCCTGCACAAATTGACGAAAGTTTTATGGAAATTTTAGATGAAAAATTGCTTGAAAGACATCTTCATATAGCTTTGCAACACACAAGCGAGACGATGTTACGCATTATGCGGCGTAGAAGTCATACAAAAGATGACTTAAAGCTTTTTCAAACCCTTGCTTTTAAGGGCTTTGCTTTGGGGACGGATTTTATCGTAGGGCATCCCGGAGAAAGCGAGGAGCTTTGGCAAGAAGCTTTGAGAAATTTTACAGAATTTAAGCTCACTCATCTTCACGCTTTTATCTTTTCTCCGCGTAATAATACCCACTCCGCCACCCTTAAAAATACCATAAAAGGCGACCTTGCTAAAGAAAGGCTTAACACCCTTAAAGCCATAGTGCAAAAAAATAATTTTGAATTTAGAAAGGCAAATAAAGTCAAACTTGAAGTGCTAATAGAAAGCGAAAAAAACGGCTTTTATGAAGGCTATGATCAATTTTTTAATAAAATCAAAATCAAAAGTGAAAAAGAATTAAGCAAAATGTGGCTAAATATCGAAAATTACGAAGTCAAAGAGGAATTTAACGAAACGAGGATATAA
- a CDS encoding mechanosensitive ion channel domain-containing protein, producing the protein MKKIIFLAFLATLCFAELNTSLILESKTKINTLNTIIDASIYNIRYNNFIKYQQISDELIILREELDKEHLSYEQKDATQSKIANLEEQLKLLKDYKNLNFTQSLSINENIEILPKLTNPLAIIGAFSHIKKLKDERDEHILKIQEFENLVLKIKEKNIELKELLKLDNNKANLNALKESNKKLSEFENALQFTQVSFSVYEKKIEDEIARVNAEIKVQTLRAVNILIAIILVIIASFSLKFIAKKYIKDNERYYTATKVINFININIIFLILLFAYIENITYLVTILGFASAGLAIAMKDMFMSMLGWCVIIFGGSMRVGDRIKVIQNDITYIGDIIDISFLRITIYETLTLETYMKNRRSGRIIFIPNNYVFTQLIANYTHHGMKTVLDGIDITISFDSNLEKAKDIMEQIVTKQAKPYTELAKKAMYRLQNEYSIKNPKVEPKIYIFFEHWGIRLSAWYMTNSYAALNLRSVISKELITELVKHEDIKIAYPSQNLYLDKRQNAMPKELLKDFDV; encoded by the coding sequence ATGAAAAAAATCATTTTCTTAGCTTTTTTAGCCACGCTTTGCTTTGCTGAGCTTAATACAAGCTTAATTTTAGAAAGCAAAACTAAAATCAATACGCTTAATACCATTATCGATGCTAGTATTTATAATATACGCTATAACAATTTCATCAAATATCAGCAAATCAGTGATGAGCTTATCATTTTAAGAGAGGAGCTAGACAAAGAGCATTTAAGCTACGAACAAAAAGACGCTACGCAGAGTAAAATAGCAAATTTAGAAGAACAACTCAAACTTTTAAAAGATTATAAAAATCTCAATTTTACCCAAAGTCTAAGCATTAATGAAAATATAGAAATTCTCCCCAAGCTCACAAATCCACTCGCCATCATCGGTGCTTTTTCTCACATTAAAAAATTAAAAGATGAAAGAGATGAACATATTTTAAAGATCCAAGAATTTGAAAATTTAGTTTTAAAAATTAAAGAAAAAAATATCGAGCTTAAGGAACTACTCAAGCTTGATAATAATAAAGCAAATTTAAACGCTCTTAAAGAATCAAACAAAAAATTAAGCGAATTTGAAAATGCTTTACAATTTACGCAAGTGTCTTTTTCTGTGTATGAGAAGAAGATCGAAGATGAGATTGCACGCGTTAATGCTGAAATTAAGGTGCAAACGCTAAGAGCGGTCAATATCCTCATCGCCATTATCCTAGTTATCATCGCCTCTTTTTCTTTAAAATTCATCGCTAAAAAATACATTAAGGACAATGAGCGTTATTACACTGCTACAAAGGTGATTAATTTCATTAATATCAACATCATCTTTTTAATTCTCCTTTTTGCTTATATAGAAAATATCACTTATCTTGTTACTATACTAGGCTTTGCATCGGCTGGACTTGCCATCGCTATGAAGGATATGTTTATGTCTATGCTCGGGTGGTGCGTGATTATTTTTGGCGGAAGTATGAGAGTGGGAGACCGCATTAAAGTGATACAAAATGACATCACTTATATAGGCGATATTATTGACATTTCTTTTTTAAGAATTACCATTTATGAGACCCTGACCTTAGAAACTTATATGAAAAATCGCCGCAGTGGGCGGATTATCTTTATCCCAAACAATTATGTTTTTACGCAATTAATCGCAAATTATACCCATCACGGAATGAAAACCGTGCTAGATGGCATTGATATTACCATAAGTTTTGACTCAAATTTAGAAAAGGCTAAGGACATTATGGAGCAAATCGTTACCAAACAAGCCAAACCCTATACCGAACTTGCCAAAAAAGCGATGTATAGATTACAAAATGAATATAGCATTAAAAATCCCAAAGTCGAGCCTAAAATTTACATTTTTTTCGAACACTGGGGGATAAGGCTTTCTGCTTGGTATATGACAAATTCTTATGCCGCATTAAATTTAAGAAGCGTGATAAGCAAAGAATTAATTACCGAACTAGTCAAACACGAGGATATTAAAATCGCCTATCCAAGTCAAAATCTCTATTTAGACAAAAGGCAAAATGCTATGCCAAAAGAGCTTTTAAAGGATTTTGATGTCTAA
- the aroB gene encoding 3-dehydroquinate synthase, with amino-acid sequence MQVEVKVKNPYKVFIDEGLNLNFKGKVAILTNPKIAGLHLKSLLEKIKCEELFIISVKDGEEYKNLSTIEEILNQMCNIKLDRKSLLISFGGGVISDMGGFAASIYQRGIEFINIPTTLLACVDAAVGGKTGVNNHFGKNLIGTFYQPKAVYCESAFLRTLGQRELSAGLAEFIKMAIMFEADLLDFIEKIDAQEFLQAKCADAILVKIIAKSIELKSKIVAEDEKEGGVRMLLNYGHTFAHIIENETYYKSYLHGEAVAIGINMANHLSYELGLLSQKECERIEQILQKFALPTHYKIQNIHEFYNAFFLDKKSANHKIRFILAAPLGRGVIKEDIPKAILLKSLEHFI; translated from the coding sequence ATGCAAGTAGAAGTAAAAGTCAAAAATCCTTATAAAGTCTTCATTGATGAGGGTTTGAATTTAAATTTTAAAGGTAAAGTTGCCATTTTAACTAATCCAAAAATCGCAGGACTTCATCTTAAAAGTTTGCTTGAAAAAATCAAGTGCGAAGAGCTTTTTATCATCAGTGTTAAAGACGGCGAAGAGTATAAAAATTTAAGCACCATTGAAGAAATTTTAAATCAAATGTGTAATATTAAGCTTGATAGAAAAAGCCTTTTAATTAGCTTTGGTGGGGGCGTGATAAGCGATATGGGGGGTTTTGCAGCTAGCATTTATCAAAGGGGCATTGAATTTATAAATATCCCTACCACTCTTTTAGCTTGCGTAGATGCGGCTGTGGGCGGTAAAACGGGAGTTAATAATCATTTTGGTAAAAATCTCATCGGCACTTTTTATCAACCTAAGGCTGTATATTGTGAAAGTGCGTTTTTAAGGACTTTAGGGCAAAGGGAGCTTAGTGCTGGTTTGGCAGAATTTATCAAAATGGCAATTATGTTTGAGGCAGATTTGCTCGATTTTATAGAAAAAATTGACGCACAAGAATTTTTACAAGCAAAATGTGCTGATGCGATTTTAGTCAAAATCATCGCAAAAAGCATAGAATTAAAATCCAAAATAGTCGCCGAAGATGAAAAAGAAGGTGGAGTTAGAATGCTACTTAATTACGGACACACTTTCGCTCATATCATAGAAAATGAGACATATTATAAAAGCTATCTTCACGGAGAAGCCGTAGCCATAGGTATAAATATGGCTAATCATTTAAGCTATGAACTTGGTCTTTTAAGTCAAAAAGAGTGTGAAAGAATAGAGCAAATTCTGCAAAAATTCGCCCTACCTACACATTATAAAATTCAAAACATACACGAATTTTATAATGCCTTCTTTTTGGATAAAAAAAGTGCAAATCACAAAATTCGCTTCATCTTAGCCGCACCACTTGGCAGGGGCGTTATAAAAGAAGATATACCAAAAGCAATACTTTTAAAAAGCTTGGAGCATTTTATATGA